From Alligator mississippiensis isolate rAllMis1 chromosome 9, rAllMis1, whole genome shotgun sequence, one genomic window encodes:
- the PDYN gene encoding proenkephalin-B isoform X2, translating to MEWRVLVLAACLGLADPASADCAAQCSACATQTQDAEQSINPLICALECQGSLLSGAEWEKCQGVLSLFTPFLAAAEGQDPSPLEAEADGSPGLVETSGGPVKRYGGFMKKLDKNKIFSLLRENAHSKGGLHKKYGGFSRKLGEREALEMPEDDPALEPGDEPEDGGLKDEMKRYGGFLRKYPKRSSEQAAEGDGPKPEDLHKRYGGFMRRIRPKLKWDNQKRYGGFLRRQFKVTTRSDEDPSIYSGEVLDL from the exons ATGGAGTGgcgggtgctggtgctggccgcCTGCTTGGGCTTGGCTGACCCGGCCTCCGCGGACTGTGCCGCCCAGTGCTCCGCGTGTGCCACGCAGACCCAGGATGCAGAGCAGAGCATCAACCCACTG ATCTGTGCGCTGGAGTGCCAAGGCTCCTTGCTGTCGGGCGCCGAGTGGGAGAAGTGCCAGGGTGTCCTGTCCCTCTTCACCCCCTTCCTGGCAGCAGCGGAGGGTCAGGACCCGTCCCCACTGGAGGCGGAGGCCGACGGGAGCCCTGGCCTGGTGGAGACGTCCGGCGGCCCCGTGAAGCGCTACGGTGGCTTCATGAAGAAGCTGGACAAGAACAAGATCTTCTCCCTGCTGCGCGAGAACGCCCACAGCAAGGGCGGTCTGCACAAGAAGTACGGTGGCTTCTCCCGCAAGCTGGGCGAGCGGGAGGCCTTGGAGATGCCAGAGGACGACCCGGCGCTGGAGCCCGGGGACGAGCCCGAGGATGGGGGCCTCAAGGACGAGATGAAGCGCTACGGCGGCTTCCTCCGCAAGTACCCCAAGAGGAGCTCGGAGCAGGCGGCCGAGGGCGACGGGCCGAAGCCGGAGGACCTGCACAAGCGCTACGGCGGCTTCATGCGCCGCATCCGCCCCAAGCTCAAGTGGGACAATCAGAAGCGCTACGGCGGCTTCCTGCGGCGCCAGTTCAAGGTGACGACACGGTCAGACGAGGACCCCAGCATCTATTCGGGGGAGGTCTTGGACCtatag
- the PDYN gene encoding proenkephalin-B isoform X1, which yields MASAFPSGQPRAKLGSPETLSSALRAGPSPSRSQRSPFSSQQGYSSSYSPADWLHWSAQAPAPRWGCLCSQLLSGSGSPARFPQTHEMGKEGPVPWVCAGSAHVPLPGVRCNLPLAVSCLSPRCRRCLLGRMEWRVLVLAACLGLADPASADCAAQCSACATQTQDAEQSINPLICALECQGSLLSGAEWEKCQGVLSLFTPFLAAAEGQDPSPLEAEADGSPGLVETSGGPVKRYGGFMKKLDKNKIFSLLRENAHSKGGLHKKYGGFSRKLGEREALEMPEDDPALEPGDEPEDGGLKDEMKRYGGFLRKYPKRSSEQAAEGDGPKPEDLHKRYGGFMRRIRPKLKWDNQKRYGGFLRRQFKVTTRSDEDPSIYSGEVLDL from the exons ATGGCAAGTGCCTTCCCATCTGGGCAGCCTAGAGCGAAGCTGGGCTCTCCTGAAACCTTATCCAGTGCCTTACGTGCTGGCCCATCTCCCAGCAGGTCCCAGAGAAGCCCCTTCAGCTCTCAGCAGGGTTACTCCAGTAGCtatagccctgcagactggttGCACTGGAGTGCCCAAGCACCAGCACCGAGATGGggctgcctctgctcccagctcctctctggctcAGGGAGCCCTGCCAGGTTCCCGCAGACCCACGAGATGGGCAAAGAGGGGCCCGTTCCCTGGGTTTGTGCTGGAAGCGCCCACGTCCCGCTGCCTGGGGTGAGATGTAACCTGCCTCTCGCGGTCTCCTGTCTCTCTCCCCGCTGCAGGAGGTGCTTGCTGGGCAGAATGGAGTGgcgggtgctggtgctggccgcCTGCTTGGGCTTGGCTGACCCGGCCTCCGCGGACTGTGCCGCCCAGTGCTCCGCGTGTGCCACGCAGACCCAGGATGCAGAGCAGAGCATCAACCCACTG ATCTGTGCGCTGGAGTGCCAAGGCTCCTTGCTGTCGGGCGCCGAGTGGGAGAAGTGCCAGGGTGTCCTGTCCCTCTTCACCCCCTTCCTGGCAGCAGCGGAGGGTCAGGACCCGTCCCCACTGGAGGCGGAGGCCGACGGGAGCCCTGGCCTGGTGGAGACGTCCGGCGGCCCCGTGAAGCGCTACGGTGGCTTCATGAAGAAGCTGGACAAGAACAAGATCTTCTCCCTGCTGCGCGAGAACGCCCACAGCAAGGGCGGTCTGCACAAGAAGTACGGTGGCTTCTCCCGCAAGCTGGGCGAGCGGGAGGCCTTGGAGATGCCAGAGGACGACCCGGCGCTGGAGCCCGGGGACGAGCCCGAGGATGGGGGCCTCAAGGACGAGATGAAGCGCTACGGCGGCTTCCTCCGCAAGTACCCCAAGAGGAGCTCGGAGCAGGCGGCCGAGGGCGACGGGCCGAAGCCGGAGGACCTGCACAAGCGCTACGGCGGCTTCATGCGCCGCATCCGCCCCAAGCTCAAGTGGGACAATCAGAAGCGCTACGGCGGCTTCCTGCGGCGCCAGTTCAAGGTGACGACACGGTCAGACGAGGACCCCAGCATCTATTCGGGGGAGGTCTTGGACCtatag